In a genomic window of Oncorhynchus nerka isolate Pitt River unplaced genomic scaffold, Oner_Uvic_2.0 unplaced_scaffold_2325, whole genome shotgun sequence:
- the LOC115112864 gene encoding casein kinase I isoform X2 — protein sequence MELRVGNRYRLGRKIGSGSFGDIYLGTDISVGEEVAIKLECVKTKHPQLHIESKIYKMMQGGVGIPSIKWCGAEGDYNVMVMELLGPSLEDLFNFCSRKFSLKTVLLLADQMISRIEYIHSKNFIHRDVKPDNFLMGLGKKGNLVYIIDFGLAKKYRDARTHQHIPYRENKNLTGTARYASINTHLGIEQSRRDDLESLGYVLMYFNLGSLPWQGLKAATKRQKYERISEKKMSTPIEVLCKGYPSEFSTYLNFCRSLRFDDKPDYSYLRQLFRNLFHRQGFSYDYVFDWNMLKFTAPNSKGANRAAEEAERERRDREDRLRHSRNPGARGLPATSGRPRGTQDTAPPTPLTPTSHTANTSPRPVSGMERERKVSMRLHRGAPVNVSSSDLTGHQDTSRMSTSQHSLRSSRQVEARHILV from the exons ATGGAATTGAGAGTGGGAAACCGATACAGGCTGGGCAGGAAAATTGGAAGTGGATCTTTTGGAGATATCTATTTGG GCACAGACATCTCAGTGGGAGAGGAGGTCGCCATTAAACTGGAATGTGTGAAGACCAAACACCCACAGCTCCACATAGAGAGTAAGATCTACAAGATgatgcagggaggag tgggcatcccgTCCATAAAGTggtgtggagcagagggagattACAACGTGATGGTGATGGAGCTGCTAGGCCCCAGTCTGGAGGACCTGTTCAACTTCTGCTCCCGCAAGTTCAGCCTCAAGACCGTCCTGCTGCTGGCTGACCAGATG atCAGCCGGATTGAGTACATCCACTCTAAGAACTTCATCCACAGAGATGTGAAGCCTGACAACTTCCTGATGGGCCTGGGCAAGAAGGGCAACCTGGTGTACATCATCGACTTTGGCCTGGCCAAGAAGTACCGTGACGCCCGCACACATCAGCACATCCCCTACCGCGAGAACAAGAACCTGACCGGCACCGCACGCTACGCATCCATCAACACACACCTGGGAATAG aACAGTCTCGTCGTGATGACCTGGAGTCTCTGGGTTATGTCCTGATGTACTTCAACCTGGGCTCTCTGCCCTGGCAGGGCCTCAAGGCCGCCACCAAGAGACAGAAGTACGAACGCATCAGTGAGAAAAAGATGTCCACCCCCATCGAGGTGCTCTGCAAGGGATATCCCT CTGAGTTCTCCACCTACCTGAACTTCTGTCGTTCTCTGCGGTTCGACGACAAGCCAGACTACTCGTACCTCAGACAGCTGTTCAGGAACCTGTTCCACAGACAGGGCTTCTCTTATGACTACGTCTTTGACTGGAACATGCTCAAGTTT ACTGCCCCTAATTCCAAGGGGGCCAACCGTGCAGCAGAGGAGGCGGAGCGGGagcggagggacagagaggataggctgAGACACAGCAGGAACCCCGGGGCCAGGGGACTCCCTGCCACCTCAGGACGACCCCGAGGAACACAGGACACGGCGCCGCCTACACCCCTCACACCCACCTCACAcacag CCAACACGTCTCCACGACCGGTGTCTGGTATGGAGCGGGAGAGGAAAGTGAGCATGCGGCTTCACCGGGGAGCTCCTGTTAACGTCTCCTCGTCCGATCTGACGGGACACCAGGACACCTCCCGCATGTCCACCTCACAG CATTCCCTTCGATCATCACGACAAGTAGAGGCTCGCCACATCCTCGTGTGA
- the LOC115112864 gene encoding casein kinase I isoform X1, whose amino-acid sequence MELRVGNRYRLGRKIGSGSFGDIYLGTDISVGEEVAIKLECVKTKHPQLHIESKIYKMMQGGVGIPSIKWCGAEGDYNVMVMELLGPSLEDLFNFCSRKFSLKTVLLLADQMISRIEYIHSKNFIHRDVKPDNFLMGLGKKGNLVYIIDFGLAKKYRDARTHQHIPYRENKNLTGTARYASINTHLGIEQSRRDDLESLGYVLMYFNLGSLPWQGLKAATKRQKYERISEKKMSTPIEVLCKGYPSEFSTYLNFCRSLRFDDKPDYSYLRQLFRNLFHRQGFSYDYVFDWNMLKFTAPNSKGANRAAEEAERERRDREDRLRHSRNPGARGLPATSGRPRGTQDTAPPTPLTPTSHTANTSPRPVSGMERERKVSMRLHRGAPVNVSSSDLTGHQDTSRMSTSQMVPGMIPGGLHSAAPR is encoded by the exons ATGGAATTGAGAGTGGGAAACCGATACAGGCTGGGCAGGAAAATTGGAAGTGGATCTTTTGGAGATATCTATTTGG GCACAGACATCTCAGTGGGAGAGGAGGTCGCCATTAAACTGGAATGTGTGAAGACCAAACACCCACAGCTCCACATAGAGAGTAAGATCTACAAGATgatgcagggaggag tgggcatcccgTCCATAAAGTggtgtggagcagagggagattACAACGTGATGGTGATGGAGCTGCTAGGCCCCAGTCTGGAGGACCTGTTCAACTTCTGCTCCCGCAAGTTCAGCCTCAAGACCGTCCTGCTGCTGGCTGACCAGATG atCAGCCGGATTGAGTACATCCACTCTAAGAACTTCATCCACAGAGATGTGAAGCCTGACAACTTCCTGATGGGCCTGGGCAAGAAGGGCAACCTGGTGTACATCATCGACTTTGGCCTGGCCAAGAAGTACCGTGACGCCCGCACACATCAGCACATCCCCTACCGCGAGAACAAGAACCTGACCGGCACCGCACGCTACGCATCCATCAACACACACCTGGGAATAG aACAGTCTCGTCGTGATGACCTGGAGTCTCTGGGTTATGTCCTGATGTACTTCAACCTGGGCTCTCTGCCCTGGCAGGGCCTCAAGGCCGCCACCAAGAGACAGAAGTACGAACGCATCAGTGAGAAAAAGATGTCCACCCCCATCGAGGTGCTCTGCAAGGGATATCCCT CTGAGTTCTCCACCTACCTGAACTTCTGTCGTTCTCTGCGGTTCGACGACAAGCCAGACTACTCGTACCTCAGACAGCTGTTCAGGAACCTGTTCCACAGACAGGGCTTCTCTTATGACTACGTCTTTGACTGGAACATGCTCAAGTTT ACTGCCCCTAATTCCAAGGGGGCCAACCGTGCAGCAGAGGAGGCGGAGCGGGagcggagggacagagaggataggctgAGACACAGCAGGAACCCCGGGGCCAGGGGACTCCCTGCCACCTCAGGACGACCCCGAGGAACACAGGACACGGCGCCGCCTACACCCCTCACACCCACCTCACAcacag CCAACACGTCTCCACGACCGGTGTCTGGTATGGAGCGGGAGAGGAAAGTGAGCATGCGGCTTCACCGGGGAGCTCCTGTTAACGTCTCCTCGTCCGATCTGACGGGACACCAGGACACCTCCCGCATGTCCACCTCACAG atGGTGCCTGGTATGATCCCTGGTGGCCTCCACTCTGCAGCGCCTCGATGA
- the LOC115112864 gene encoding casein kinase I isoform X5, whose protein sequence is MELRVGNRYRLGRKIGSGSFGDIYLGTDISVGEEVAIKLECVKTKHPQLHIESKIYKMMQGGVGIPSIKWCGAEGDYNVMVMELLGPSLEDLFNFCSRKFSLKTVLLLADQMISRIEYIHSKNFIHRDVKPDNFLMGLGKKGNLVYIIDFGLAKKYRDARTHQHIPYRENKNLTGTARYASINTHLGIEQSRRDDLESLGYVLMYFNLGSLPWQGLKAATKRQKYERISEKKMSTPIEVLCKGYPSEFSTYLNFCRSLRFDDKPDYSYLRQLFRNLFHRQGFSYDYVFDWNMLKFGANRAAEEAERERRDREDRLRHSRNPGARGLPATSGRPRGTQDTAPPTPLTPTSHTANTSPRPVSGMERERKVSMRLHRGAPVNVSSSDLTGHQDTSRMSTSQNSIPFDHHDK, encoded by the exons ATGGAATTGAGAGTGGGAAACCGATACAGGCTGGGCAGGAAAATTGGAAGTGGATCTTTTGGAGATATCTATTTGG GCACAGACATCTCAGTGGGAGAGGAGGTCGCCATTAAACTGGAATGTGTGAAGACCAAACACCCACAGCTCCACATAGAGAGTAAGATCTACAAGATgatgcagggaggag tgggcatcccgTCCATAAAGTggtgtggagcagagggagattACAACGTGATGGTGATGGAGCTGCTAGGCCCCAGTCTGGAGGACCTGTTCAACTTCTGCTCCCGCAAGTTCAGCCTCAAGACCGTCCTGCTGCTGGCTGACCAGATG atCAGCCGGATTGAGTACATCCACTCTAAGAACTTCATCCACAGAGATGTGAAGCCTGACAACTTCCTGATGGGCCTGGGCAAGAAGGGCAACCTGGTGTACATCATCGACTTTGGCCTGGCCAAGAAGTACCGTGACGCCCGCACACATCAGCACATCCCCTACCGCGAGAACAAGAACCTGACCGGCACCGCACGCTACGCATCCATCAACACACACCTGGGAATAG aACAGTCTCGTCGTGATGACCTGGAGTCTCTGGGTTATGTCCTGATGTACTTCAACCTGGGCTCTCTGCCCTGGCAGGGCCTCAAGGCCGCCACCAAGAGACAGAAGTACGAACGCATCAGTGAGAAAAAGATGTCCACCCCCATCGAGGTGCTCTGCAAGGGATATCCCT CTGAGTTCTCCACCTACCTGAACTTCTGTCGTTCTCTGCGGTTCGACGACAAGCCAGACTACTCGTACCTCAGACAGCTGTTCAGGAACCTGTTCCACAGACAGGGCTTCTCTTATGACTACGTCTTTGACTGGAACATGCTCAAGTTT GGGGCCAACCGTGCAGCAGAGGAGGCGGAGCGGGagcggagggacagagaggataggctgAGACACAGCAGGAACCCCGGGGCCAGGGGACTCCCTGCCACCTCAGGACGACCCCGAGGAACACAGGACACGGCGCCGCCTACACCCCTCACACCCACCTCACAcacag CCAACACGTCTCCACGACCGGTGTCTGGTATGGAGCGGGAGAGGAAAGTGAGCATGCGGCTTCACCGGGGAGCTCCTGTTAACGTCTCCTCGTCCGATCTGACGGGACACCAGGACACCTCCCGCATGTCCACCTCACAG AATAGCATTCCCTTCGATCATCACGACAAGTAG
- the LOC115112864 gene encoding casein kinase I isoform X4, translating into MELRVGNRYRLGRKIGSGSFGDIYLGTDISVGEEVAIKLECVKTKHPQLHIESKIYKMMQGGVGIPSIKWCGAEGDYNVMVMELLGPSLEDLFNFCSRKFSLKTVLLLADQMISRIEYIHSKNFIHRDVKPDNFLMGLGKKGNLVYIIDFGLAKKYRDARTHQHIPYRENKNLTGTARYASINTHLGIEQSRRDDLESLGYVLMYFNLGSLPWQGLKAATKRQKYERISEKKMSTPIEVLCKGYPSEFSTYLNFCRSLRFDDKPDYSYLRQLFRNLFHRQGFSYDYVFDWNMLKFGANRAAEEAERERRDREDRLRHSRNPGARGLPATSGRPRGTQDTAPPTPLTPTSHTANTSPRPVSGMERERKVSMRLHRGAPVNVSSSDLTGHQDTSRMSTSQMVPGMIPGGLHSAAPR; encoded by the exons ATGGAATTGAGAGTGGGAAACCGATACAGGCTGGGCAGGAAAATTGGAAGTGGATCTTTTGGAGATATCTATTTGG GCACAGACATCTCAGTGGGAGAGGAGGTCGCCATTAAACTGGAATGTGTGAAGACCAAACACCCACAGCTCCACATAGAGAGTAAGATCTACAAGATgatgcagggaggag tgggcatcccgTCCATAAAGTggtgtggagcagagggagattACAACGTGATGGTGATGGAGCTGCTAGGCCCCAGTCTGGAGGACCTGTTCAACTTCTGCTCCCGCAAGTTCAGCCTCAAGACCGTCCTGCTGCTGGCTGACCAGATG atCAGCCGGATTGAGTACATCCACTCTAAGAACTTCATCCACAGAGATGTGAAGCCTGACAACTTCCTGATGGGCCTGGGCAAGAAGGGCAACCTGGTGTACATCATCGACTTTGGCCTGGCCAAGAAGTACCGTGACGCCCGCACACATCAGCACATCCCCTACCGCGAGAACAAGAACCTGACCGGCACCGCACGCTACGCATCCATCAACACACACCTGGGAATAG aACAGTCTCGTCGTGATGACCTGGAGTCTCTGGGTTATGTCCTGATGTACTTCAACCTGGGCTCTCTGCCCTGGCAGGGCCTCAAGGCCGCCACCAAGAGACAGAAGTACGAACGCATCAGTGAGAAAAAGATGTCCACCCCCATCGAGGTGCTCTGCAAGGGATATCCCT CTGAGTTCTCCACCTACCTGAACTTCTGTCGTTCTCTGCGGTTCGACGACAAGCCAGACTACTCGTACCTCAGACAGCTGTTCAGGAACCTGTTCCACAGACAGGGCTTCTCTTATGACTACGTCTTTGACTGGAACATGCTCAAGTTT GGGGCCAACCGTGCAGCAGAGGAGGCGGAGCGGGagcggagggacagagaggataggctgAGACACAGCAGGAACCCCGGGGCCAGGGGACTCCCTGCCACCTCAGGACGACCCCGAGGAACACAGGACACGGCGCCGCCTACACCCCTCACACCCACCTCACAcacag CCAACACGTCTCCACGACCGGTGTCTGGTATGGAGCGGGAGAGGAAAGTGAGCATGCGGCTTCACCGGGGAGCTCCTGTTAACGTCTCCTCGTCCGATCTGACGGGACACCAGGACACCTCCCGCATGTCCACCTCACAG atGGTGCCTGGTATGATCCCTGGTGGCCTCCACTCTGCAGCGCCTCGATGA
- the LOC115112864 gene encoding casein kinase I isoform X3, whose product MELRVGNRYRLGRKIGSGSFGDIYLGTDISVGEEVAIKLECVKTKHPQLHIESKIYKMMQGGVGIPSIKWCGAEGDYNVMVMELLGPSLEDLFNFCSRKFSLKTVLLLADQMISRIEYIHSKNFIHRDVKPDNFLMGLGKKGNLVYIIDFGLAKKYRDARTHQHIPYRENKNLTGTARYASINTHLGIEQSRRDDLESLGYVLMYFNLGSLPWQGLKAATKRQKYERISEKKMSTPIEVLCKGYPSEFSTYLNFCRSLRFDDKPDYSYLRQLFRNLFHRQGFSYDYVFDWNMLKFTAPNSKGANRAAEEAERERRDREDRLRHSRNPGARGLPATSGRPRGTQDTAPPTPLTPTSHTANTSPRPVSGMERERKVSMRLHRGAPVNVSSSDLTGHQDTSRMSTSQNSIPFDHHDK is encoded by the exons ATGGAATTGAGAGTGGGAAACCGATACAGGCTGGGCAGGAAAATTGGAAGTGGATCTTTTGGAGATATCTATTTGG GCACAGACATCTCAGTGGGAGAGGAGGTCGCCATTAAACTGGAATGTGTGAAGACCAAACACCCACAGCTCCACATAGAGAGTAAGATCTACAAGATgatgcagggaggag tgggcatcccgTCCATAAAGTggtgtggagcagagggagattACAACGTGATGGTGATGGAGCTGCTAGGCCCCAGTCTGGAGGACCTGTTCAACTTCTGCTCCCGCAAGTTCAGCCTCAAGACCGTCCTGCTGCTGGCTGACCAGATG atCAGCCGGATTGAGTACATCCACTCTAAGAACTTCATCCACAGAGATGTGAAGCCTGACAACTTCCTGATGGGCCTGGGCAAGAAGGGCAACCTGGTGTACATCATCGACTTTGGCCTGGCCAAGAAGTACCGTGACGCCCGCACACATCAGCACATCCCCTACCGCGAGAACAAGAACCTGACCGGCACCGCACGCTACGCATCCATCAACACACACCTGGGAATAG aACAGTCTCGTCGTGATGACCTGGAGTCTCTGGGTTATGTCCTGATGTACTTCAACCTGGGCTCTCTGCCCTGGCAGGGCCTCAAGGCCGCCACCAAGAGACAGAAGTACGAACGCATCAGTGAGAAAAAGATGTCCACCCCCATCGAGGTGCTCTGCAAGGGATATCCCT CTGAGTTCTCCACCTACCTGAACTTCTGTCGTTCTCTGCGGTTCGACGACAAGCCAGACTACTCGTACCTCAGACAGCTGTTCAGGAACCTGTTCCACAGACAGGGCTTCTCTTATGACTACGTCTTTGACTGGAACATGCTCAAGTTT ACTGCCCCTAATTCCAAGGGGGCCAACCGTGCAGCAGAGGAGGCGGAGCGGGagcggagggacagagaggataggctgAGACACAGCAGGAACCCCGGGGCCAGGGGACTCCCTGCCACCTCAGGACGACCCCGAGGAACACAGGACACGGCGCCGCCTACACCCCTCACACCCACCTCACAcacag CCAACACGTCTCCACGACCGGTGTCTGGTATGGAGCGGGAGAGGAAAGTGAGCATGCGGCTTCACCGGGGAGCTCCTGTTAACGTCTCCTCGTCCGATCTGACGGGACACCAGGACACCTCCCGCATGTCCACCTCACAG AATAGCATTCCCTTCGATCATCACGACAAGTAG